In one Candidatus Delongbacteria bacterium genomic region, the following are encoded:
- a CDS encoding NYN domain-containing protein yields MDTPNERNLALFIDFDNIAIGLRESRKNGFEIRLVLDRLLEKGRIIAKKAYADWKYYDRYKAALHSHNIELIDIPKRSVTGKNSADIRLVVDALDLCHTNPHINTFAIISGDSDFSPLVSKLRENNKLVVGIGMKDSTSMLLVENCDEFLYYEDLSEPEKEPERQAGAPKVPKEKAAAFRAVVQAVNALIREGHEILYASLVKDTIKRKNPSFNESSWNYANFGELLEDAMKFDVLEANRDRARGGTWVITKLKGL; encoded by the coding sequence ATGGATACACCCAACGAACGCAACCTGGCCTTGTTCATCGACTTCGACAACATCGCCATCGGCCTGAGAGAATCCCGCAAGAACGGATTCGAGATCCGCCTGGTGCTCGACCGTTTGCTGGAAAAGGGCCGGATCATCGCCAAGAAGGCCTACGCCGACTGGAAGTATTACGACCGCTACAAGGCGGCCCTGCACTCGCACAACATCGAACTGATCGACATTCCCAAGCGCAGCGTCACGGGCAAGAACAGCGCCGACATCCGTCTGGTGGTGGACGCTCTGGATCTGTGCCACACCAACCCTCACATCAACACCTTCGCCATCATTTCGGGTGACAGCGATTTCAGCCCTCTCGTCAGCAAACTGCGCGAGAACAACAAGCTGGTCGTGGGCATTGGCATGAAGGACAGCACCTCGATGCTGCTGGTGGAAAACTGCGACGAGTTTCTGTATTACGAAGACCTGAGCGAGCCGGAGAAGGAGCCGGAACGCCAGGCGGGCGCGCCCAAGGTCCCCAAGGAAAAGGCCGCGGCCTTCCGTGCCGTGGTTCAGGCCGTGAACGCGCTGATCCGCGAGGGTCACGAGATTCTTTACGCCTCACTGGTGAAGGACACGATCAAGCGCAAGAATCCTTCCTTCAACGAATCCAGCTGGAACTACGCCAATTTCGGCGAGCTGCTGGAAGACGCGATGAAGTTCGACGTGCTCGAGGCCAACCGCGACCGCGCGCGGGGCGGCACCTGGGTCATCACCAAGCTCAAGGGCCTGTGA
- a CDS encoding aminotransferase class III-fold pyridoxal phosphate-dependent enzyme: MTVREQLADIRRLAGPHGTVGLSDAVLDPFLASDKDLGIAIARAHAEVLAMSAQRSAGLSEDSLCAQLQADYLNFYGDAARSPYVPAGACGPWIVSQHGAVLHDSGGYGMLGLGHAPESVLAALARPWVMANVMTPSHSQARFSALLKAEIGHTGPGCPYSRFICLNSGSESVTMSARITDLHAFRQTQSGAPHAGHIIRYLSLAGGFHGRTDPAARISGSTLGTYKRTLASFRDRDQLTLVEPNNLAQLEEVFARAAADGVFYEGFFIEPVMGEGEPGLALTPEFYGLARRLTREHGALLMCDSIQAGFRATGHLSIVDYPGFARHEAPDLETFSKALNAGQYPLSVLALNARAAELYVTGVYGNTMTTCPRGLEVGCAVLESMTDELRSNIVARGTQLKQGLEQLASEFGSAVKGVLGTGLMVNIELDPARLPVNGAGGVEEDLRRHGIHMIHGGHNGLRFTPHFAITSEQITLIVQGVREILRKRLAG; this comes from the coding sequence ATGACCGTACGTGAACAGCTCGCTGACATCCGTCGACTGGCCGGACCCCATGGCACCGTGGGTCTGTCCGATGCCGTCCTTGACCCCTTCCTGGCCTCCGACAAGGACCTTGGAATCGCCATCGCCCGGGCGCATGCCGAAGTGCTGGCCATGAGCGCCCAAAGATCTGCCGGCTTGTCCGAAGATTCCCTGTGTGCGCAGCTCCAGGCCGACTACCTGAACTTCTACGGAGATGCGGCCCGCAGCCCCTACGTCCCCGCGGGTGCGTGTGGCCCCTGGATCGTCAGCCAGCATGGCGCCGTGTTGCATGATTCCGGTGGCTACGGCATGCTGGGCCTGGGACACGCGCCGGAATCCGTGCTGGCCGCTCTGGCCAGACCCTGGGTCATGGCCAACGTGATGACTCCCAGCCACAGCCAGGCCCGCTTCTCCGCTCTGCTGAAAGCGGAAATCGGACACACGGGCCCGGGTTGTCCCTACAGCCGTTTCATCTGCCTGAACAGCGGTTCCGAGTCGGTGACCATGTCGGCACGCATCACGGACCTGCACGCCTTCCGCCAGACCCAGTCGGGCGCACCGCACGCGGGACACATCATCCGCTACCTCAGTCTGGCAGGCGGCTTCCATGGCCGCACCGATCCAGCGGCGCGCATCTCCGGATCCACACTGGGCACCTACAAGCGCACGCTGGCCTCGTTCCGTGACCGCGACCAGCTGACTCTGGTGGAGCCGAACAATCTGGCCCAGCTTGAGGAAGTCTTCGCCCGCGCCGCGGCCGATGGCGTGTTCTACGAGGGCTTCTTCATCGAGCCGGTGATGGGCGAGGGCGAGCCCGGACTGGCGCTCACCCCTGAATTCTACGGCCTGGCCAGGCGCCTGACCCGCGAGCACGGCGCCTTGCTGATGTGTGACTCGATCCAGGCCGGCTTCCGTGCCACGGGCCACCTGAGCATCGTGGACTATCCCGGATTCGCCAGGCACGAAGCCCCCGATCTGGAAACCTTTTCCAAGGCACTGAACGCAGGGCAGTACCCACTGTCCGTGCTGGCGCTCAATGCGCGGGCGGCCGAGCTGTATGTGACCGGCGTCTACGGCAACACCATGACCACCTGTCCCCGCGGGCTGGAAGTCGGCTGCGCCGTGCTGGAATCGATGACCGACGAGCTGCGCAGCAACATCGTCGCGCGCGGTACGCAGTTGAAGCAAGGCCTCGAGCAGCTGGCCAGCGAATTCGGCTCCGCCGTGAAGGGCGTGCTGGGCACCGGCCTGATGGTCAACATCGAACTGGACCCGGCGCGGCTTCCCGTCAACGGTGCCGGTGGTGTGGAAGAAGATCTGCGCCGCCACGGGATTCACATGATCCACGGCGGCCACAACGGCCTGCGCTTCACGCCCCATTTCGCGATCACGTCCGAGCAGATCACCCTGATCGTCCAGGGCGTGCGCGAGATCCTCAGGAAGCGTCTTGCCGGGTAA
- a CDS encoding J domain-containing protein, with amino-acid sequence MSAEFVDYYQLLGLEPLATIAEIKASWRRLAKKHHPDRNQGDEFAARRFAALNEAYQVLSDPDRRSAYDRRYRLQRRGATWKTPGSGVPPEGASPPPPQPETRPLRGRDLVRRLPLTLKQLRAGGQITLNLEHLGKRLNIKLPEQVWPGLELTFPGQGYPGRHGGASGRLTVVLEAELPNGCWLEQGDLHLICPWNTLSAGLGGPLSFLHPDGRRLQIQVPAGSQDGRTIRLKGMGIRHERGEGDLVCHLQLTVPAILDSASRKLADKLLRSLGLE; translated from the coding sequence ATGAGCGCCGAATTCGTTGACTATTATCAGCTGCTAGGTCTGGAACCTTTGGCGACCATCGCCGAAATCAAGGCTTCGTGGCGCCGACTCGCCAAAAAGCACCATCCCGACCGCAATCAGGGGGATGAATTTGCCGCAAGGCGCTTCGCTGCTCTCAATGAAGCCTACCAAGTGCTCTCCGATCCGGACCGCCGTTCAGCCTACGATCGACGCTACCGGCTGCAGCGTCGGGGGGCGACCTGGAAAACCCCCGGCAGCGGAGTCCCGCCCGAGGGGGCGTCCCCACCTCCTCCTCAACCCGAAACCCGACCTCTGCGCGGGCGTGACCTGGTGCGGCGTCTGCCGCTCACGCTCAAGCAACTCCGTGCCGGCGGGCAGATCACTCTCAACCTGGAGCATCTGGGCAAGCGGCTGAACATCAAGCTGCCCGAGCAGGTCTGGCCGGGGCTTGAACTGACCTTTCCCGGCCAGGGCTACCCGGGCAGGCATGGCGGTGCCAGCGGTCGGCTGACCGTGGTTCTGGAAGCGGAACTGCCCAACGGATGCTGGCTGGAGCAGGGAGACCTGCATCTGATCTGTCCCTGGAACACGCTCAGTGCGGGATTGGGCGGGCCCCTGTCCTTCCTGCATCCCGACGGGCGCAGACTGCAGATCCAGGTGCCGGCGGGCAGTCAGGATGGCCGGACGATCAGGCTGAAGGGCATGGGAATCCGCCACGAACGCGGCGAAGGCGACCTGGTCTGCCACCTGCAATTGACCGTGCCGGCGATTCTGGACAGTGCATCCCGCAAGCTGGCCGACAAGTTGCTCAGGAGTCTGGGACTGGAGTGA
- a CDS encoding sigma-54-dependent Fis family transcriptional regulator, whose translation MATDPLNILVVDDEADIREILLDLIQSWGHRCRIAADGVEALSLLEDDPADVVLSDIQMPRMDGMSLLRELVRSHPAMRVMLFTGYGTIESAIEAIRLGAHGYIQKPIDYRQLQKELESLSEERQLTRHGGELLRQMLNHSRRVEPASRNARMQSIYQLTIRRIADSGASVLITGETGTGKELLAELIHHFSSRRHAPLVKVNLAALPDSLIESELFGHVPGAFTGATHERHGRFADANGGTILLDEIGEMRLGLQSKLLRVLQEREFEALGSNRVQKVDFRLISSTNRDLRQEVAAGRFRTDLFFRLNVIEIHLPPLRERLEDLEELVDGLIDRISTRRNCAPARTTTAFLARLKEHDWPGNIRELENLIERLLVSGAGPELTPDSLPAGFGDSPLNPPQSLGVRLRTLTLNEARDLVERELLALAIREEAGNVSSCARRLDIARKNLLQKFRKHGIDPALFRQ comes from the coding sequence ATGGCCACTGACCCGCTGAACATCCTTGTGGTGGATGACGAAGCCGACATCCGCGAGATCCTGCTGGACCTGATCCAGAGCTGGGGCCATCGCTGCCGGATCGCAGCGGACGGCGTGGAAGCGCTGAGCCTGCTTGAAGACGACCCGGCGGATGTGGTGCTGTCCGACATCCAGATGCCGCGCATGGACGGCATGAGCCTGCTGCGCGAGCTGGTGCGCAGCCATCCGGCCATGCGCGTGATGCTGTTCACCGGGTACGGCACCATCGAGAGCGCCATCGAAGCGATCCGTCTGGGGGCGCACGGCTACATCCAGAAACCCATCGATTACCGCCAACTGCAGAAGGAACTGGAGTCCCTCTCCGAGGAACGCCAGCTCACTCGCCATGGCGGCGAACTGTTGCGCCAGATGCTCAATCATTCGCGTCGGGTGGAACCTGCCTCCCGCAACGCGCGCATGCAGTCGATCTATCAGCTCACGATCCGACGCATTGCCGATTCGGGCGCTTCGGTGCTGATCACGGGTGAAACCGGCACCGGCAAGGAATTGCTGGCCGAACTGATCCATCATTTCAGTTCCAGACGGCACGCGCCGCTGGTGAAGGTCAATCTGGCCGCGCTGCCCGACTCGCTGATCGAAAGTGAACTGTTCGGCCATGTGCCGGGCGCGTTCACGGGGGCTACCCATGAGCGACACGGCCGCTTCGCCGATGCCAACGGGGGCACGATCCTGCTGGACGAGATCGGGGAGATGCGACTGGGCCTGCAATCCAAGCTATTGCGCGTGCTGCAGGAGCGGGAATTCGAAGCCCTGGGCTCCAACCGGGTGCAGAAGGTGGATTTTCGCCTGATCAGCTCCACCAACCGTGATCTGCGGCAGGAAGTGGCCGCGGGGCGGTTCCGCACGGACCTGTTCTTCAGATTGAACGTGATCGAGATTCACCTTCCGCCTCTGAGGGAGCGTCTTGAGGATCTGGAAGAGCTGGTGGACGGGCTGATCGACCGCATCTCGACTCGCCGGAACTGCGCACCCGCGCGAACCACCACTGCGTTTCTTGCACGTCTCAAGGAACACGACTGGCCGGGAAACATCCGCGAGCTGGAAAACCTGATCGAGCGCCTGCTGGTCTCCGGAGCGGGGCCGGAGCTCACCCCCGATTCCCTGCCCGCTGGCTTTGGAGATTCTCCCCTGAATCCTCCTCAGTCCCTTGGTGTGCGGCTGCGGACTCTCACTCTCAACGAAGCTCGCGATCTGGTCGAGCGGGAGCTGCTGGCGCTGGCGATCCGCGAGGAGGCCGGAAACGTCTCGTCCTGTGCCCGTCGGCTGGACATCGCCCGCAAGAACCTGCTGCAGAAGTTCCGCAAGCACGGCATCGATCCTGCATTGTTCCGTCAATAG
- a CDS encoding response regulator → MRTEKVLIVTQNKNLANQARMLLRESGITFVTVIDTPARALSALWGDTPDICLLDLGNQKDGMLDILPVILGSGKPLATLGAICYSAHREREEHEWREECALVKGLGVTHCLPADTPPSELQKLLKQLLGAGEGVKVPDSSKKLRMLLFLNDRTRSHTFHEQLQGHPVDVDDAIEVDALCRAFLDNTPDLVLIDPRGLGANLTTIGNVARHFSKTRIYFIVPPEASIAWTARAQDFVTRVIEYPEDKAGFRKITALLLDVAQEAAPEPPTEPVEVPPEPPRPKRILVVDDDNAVRSMMIEFLKHFGYETMEAEDGRDALDQIRNERPDLLISDIYMPRMNGFQLFMEVRNNWPDLPVILITGYNSAAKDMASYSIHDAEFLEKPFELATVEAMVRAKLNRVAS, encoded by the coding sequence ATGCGAACTGAAAAAGTCCTGATCGTCACGCAGAACAAGAACCTGGCCAATCAGGCAAGAATGCTGCTGCGCGAATCAGGCATCACATTCGTCACCGTCATCGATACTCCAGCCCGCGCGCTCTCGGCACTCTGGGGTGATACACCGGACATCTGTCTGCTGGATCTGGGAAACCAGAAGGACGGGATGCTTGATATCCTGCCTGTGATCCTTGGCAGCGGAAAACCCCTGGCAACACTTGGGGCAATCTGCTACAGCGCCCACAGAGAGCGGGAAGAGCATGAATGGCGTGAGGAATGTGCCCTTGTCAAGGGACTTGGTGTGACGCATTGCCTGCCCGCGGATACACCGCCGTCCGAGCTTCAGAAGCTGCTCAAGCAATTGCTGGGAGCCGGTGAGGGCGTCAAGGTCCCCGACAGCAGCAAGAAGCTGCGCATGCTGCTGTTCCTGAATGATCGCACCCGCAGCCACACCTTTCATGAGCAACTGCAGGGTCATCCGGTGGACGTGGATGACGCCATCGAGGTGGACGCGCTCTGCCGAGCCTTTCTGGACAACACGCCGGATCTGGTCCTGATTGACCCGCGAGGCCTGGGTGCCAATCTGACCACCATCGGCAACGTAGCGCGCCACTTCTCAAAGACCCGCATCTACTTCATCGTGCCTCCGGAAGCGAGCATCGCCTGGACGGCACGCGCCCAGGATTTCGTGACACGCGTGATCGAGTATCCTGAGGACAAGGCGGGATTTCGCAAGATCACGGCCCTGCTTCTGGATGTTGCTCAGGAAGCCGCGCCGGAACCTCCGACCGAGCCGGTGGAAGTACCCCCCGAGCCACCACGTCCCAAGAGGATTCTGGTGGTCGATGATGACAATGCCGTGCGCAGCATGATGATCGAGTTTCTCAAGCATTTCGGCTATGAGACCATGGAAGCGGAAGATGGCCGTGACGCTCTGGATCAGATCCGGAATGAACGGCCGGATCTGCTGATCTCGGACATCTACATGCCCCGCATGAACGGCTTCCAGCTGTTCATGGAAGTGCGCAACAACTGGCCGGATCTGCCCGTGATTCTGATCACTGGCTATAATTCGGCGGCCAAGGACATGGCCTCGTACTCGATTCACGATGCCGAGTTTCTGGAGAAGCCCTTCGAACTGGCGACCGTGGAAGCGATGGTTCGTGCCAAGCTGAACCGTGTCGCGAGCTGA
- a CDS encoding response regulator: protein MMSDERERPTEANDAQQEVLEVESATPAEAVPQRILIVDDDSAVRQMLADVLKQFGFQTSQAEDGLAALDSIRTDQPALMITDVLMPRMNGFQLLMQVKNQWPDMPVLVMSGHGADTIPGGSRFLKASDFLEKPFDLSSVMSHVMAKLAS, encoded by the coding sequence ATGATGTCAGATGAACGTGAACGCCCTACTGAAGCCAATGACGCGCAACAGGAAGTGCTGGAAGTGGAGTCGGCTACCCCAGCCGAGGCGGTCCCTCAGCGAATCCTGATCGTGGACGATGACAGCGCCGTGCGCCAGATGCTGGCCGACGTGCTGAAGCAATTCGGCTTTCAGACCAGTCAGGCCGAGGACGGGCTGGCCGCACTGGACTCCATCCGCACCGATCAGCCCGCCCTGATGATCACGGATGTGCTGATGCCGCGCATGAATGGGTTCCAGCTGCTGATGCAGGTGAAGAACCAGTGGCCGGACATGCCGGTTCTGGTCATGTCCGGGCATGGGGCGGATACGATTCCCGGCGGGTCCCGCTTTCTGAAGGCCTCGGACTTTCTGGAAAAGCCATTCGACCTGAGCTCGGTCATGAGCCATGTGATGGCAAAACTGGCCAGCTAA
- a CDS encoding HDOD domain-containing protein produces MLARDELFARLRTVDNLPTISQVLSELMSRLGSVDHNATDLADIIVRDPSLAARFLRLANSAYYGLPCQVRDVTHALVLLGEQEVYKMVATVSVFSSLASSGSNMTHRREQFWMHSVSCAVLANLLDKVLNLNNEGAAYTAGLLHDIGKVVLDQVFPREYAACLQLAESRGCSAWEVEEELLGADHCEVGAWLAERWNLPPEICETIRSHHRFNEALIHRELVGVVAFADVLSHQEVDPELQAEKQFWSEETISWKDMQALTGRELDPLKILESAAKAGDEIRDMLAVLGH; encoded by the coding sequence ATGCTTGCACGGGATGAGCTGTTCGCACGCCTCCGGACGGTGGACAACCTGCCGACCATTTCCCAGGTCCTCTCGGAACTGATGTCGCGCCTGGGTTCTGTGGATCACAACGCGACGGATCTTGCCGACATCATCGTGCGGGATCCCAGCCTGGCGGCCCGTTTCCTGCGCCTGGCGAACTCTGCCTATTACGGACTTCCCTGCCAGGTGCGGGATGTCACCCATGCCCTTGTGCTGCTTGGCGAACAGGAAGTCTACAAGATGGTGGCCACCGTGTCCGTCTTCAGTTCCCTGGCCAGCAGCGGGTCCAACATGACCCACCGTCGCGAGCAGTTCTGGATGCACTCGGTGTCCTGTGCCGTGCTGGCCAATCTGCTGGACAAGGTGCTCAACCTGAACAACGAAGGCGCGGCCTATACTGCGGGGCTGTTGCACGACATCGGCAAGGTCGTGCTGGACCAGGTCTTCCCCCGTGAGTACGCCGCCTGCCTGCAACTTGCAGAAAGTCGAGGCTGTTCGGCCTGGGAAGTGGAAGAGGAACTTCTGGGAGCCGATCATTGCGAAGTGGGTGCCTGGTTGGCCGAGCGCTGGAACCTGCCTCCGGAGATCTGTGAAACGATCCGGTCGCATCACCGCTTCAACGAGGCGCTCATCCACCGCGAGCTGGTGGGTGTGGTGGCCTTCGCCGACGTGCTGAGCCATCAGGAGGTGGATCCCGAACTGCAGGCCGAAAAGCAGTTCTGGAGTGAGGAAACGATCAGTTGGAAAGACATGCAGGCACTCACGGGGCGCGAACTGGATCCGCTCAAGATCCTCGAGAGTGCGGCCAAGGCGGGTGACGAGATCAGGGACATGCTGGCCGTACTTGGCCACTAG
- a CDS encoding Hsp20/alpha crystallin family protein — protein sequence MYVFDRKRIEELGESQSELKQGFQELLNGRTTPGGPTNEFIPPADVVVSEKHFSIIMELAGIRRSDIKLGLSADELWITGTRRCPVNSEIERYVNMELSYGAFERRIRLPGGIDTDDIDANYSEGFLVIHIARTAGIPVPLNLGKEEA from the coding sequence ATGTACGTGTTCGATCGCAAGCGCATCGAGGAACTGGGCGAAAGCCAATCCGAACTCAAGCAGGGCTTCCAGGAACTGCTGAATGGTCGTACGACACCCGGGGGGCCGACGAACGAGTTCATCCCACCCGCGGATGTGGTGGTGAGCGAGAAGCATTTCTCGATCATCATGGAACTGGCCGGGATCCGCCGCAGCGACATCAAGCTGGGTCTGTCCGCCGACGAACTGTGGATCACAGGAACCAGGCGCTGCCCAGTGAACTCCGAGATCGAGCGCTATGTCAACATGGAACTGAGCTACGGCGCATTCGAGCGTCGGATCCGACTTCCGGGAGGCATCGATACCGATGACATTGATGCCAACTACAGCGAGGGTTTCCTTGTGATCCACATCGCTCGCACTGCGGGAATCCCCGTGCCGCTGAATCTGGGAAAGGAAGAGGCATGA
- the lon gene encoding endopeptidase La: protein MSQELNEIVEDVPGPLPSDLPLLAVTDAVIFPGVIFPYVINDARQIKMVHNVLGGNRMMAVFLKKEDGEDGNRLFPTGTAVQVLKMFSVPDGSMGLLLQGIRRVVFKGIAGRSPWVRVRLEAVEEDKRQSLRTESYRKELLRSFDDYSSQNSWISDDLKQSIHSVTDPGQLGDLVCANLNFSVEDRQKVLEETSNSARLKTVLELIHKELKLTELSRKIQDEMNRNMEESQKEHYLREQMKVIRKELGDDDDAAVELEELRQLIAKGHLPEHVFQAAERELKRLGRMSPSSSEFTVSRTYLDWLCNMPWGASQKENTDLKRAARVLDSDHYGLEKVKERILEFLAVRKLTESSHGPILCFAGPPGVGKTSLGQSIARALGRKFIRIALGGVHDESEIRGHRRTYVGSLPGRIVQKLREVGTMNPVFMLDEIDKMSSDVKGDPASAMLEVLDPAQNDKFQDHYLNLTIDLSQVMFIATANELDRVPGPLRDRMEVIHLPGYLMNEKLEIARQYLVPRQITGCGINRKHANFQLDGLRTIVEEYTREAGVRKLEQRIGSVCRKIARKVAEGEDVKARINSAKAREILGPDRVIPEVANRIPEVGVSTGLAWSPVGGAILFIESTLMPGKGVLKLTGSLGEVMRESAELALSYIRANAADLGIASSLFTEKDVHIHFPEGATPKDGPSAGITIVTSLVSLMTGCPVRHDLAMTGEVSLRGRVLAIGGLREKVMAAHRAGVKTILAPRDNGKDLAEIPAEVRENLDIILVDHIDEVLAMALAGNPEQVHAALVN, encoded by the coding sequence ATGAGCCAGGAGTTGAACGAGATCGTTGAAGATGTTCCCGGACCGCTGCCTTCCGATCTGCCGCTGCTGGCCGTGACCGATGCGGTGATCTTTCCCGGGGTGATCTTTCCTTATGTGATCAATGATGCCCGCCAGATCAAGATGGTGCACAATGTGCTGGGCGGAAACCGGATGATGGCCGTGTTCCTCAAGAAGGAGGACGGCGAGGACGGCAATCGACTCTTCCCCACCGGCACCGCCGTGCAGGTGCTGAAGATGTTCTCGGTACCCGATGGCAGCATGGGACTGTTGCTGCAGGGCATTCGCCGTGTCGTGTTCAAGGGCATTGCCGGACGCAGTCCCTGGGTGCGCGTGCGCCTGGAGGCGGTGGAAGAGGACAAGCGGCAGTCCCTGCGCACCGAGAGCTATCGCAAGGAATTGCTGCGCAGTTTTGACGACTACTCCAGCCAGAATTCCTGGATCTCCGATGATCTGAAACAGTCGATCCACAGCGTGACCGACCCCGGTCAGCTGGGCGATCTGGTGTGCGCCAATCTCAATTTCAGCGTCGAAGACCGCCAGAAGGTGCTGGAGGAGACCAGCAACTCCGCGCGTCTCAAGACGGTACTGGAATTGATTCACAAGGAGCTCAAGCTTACCGAGCTCTCGCGCAAGATCCAGGACGAGATGAATCGCAACATGGAGGAGAGCCAGAAGGAGCACTACCTCCGTGAGCAGATGAAAGTCATTCGCAAGGAACTGGGCGACGATGATGATGCGGCCGTGGAACTGGAAGAGCTGCGTCAGTTGATCGCCAAGGGGCACCTGCCCGAGCACGTGTTCCAGGCGGCCGAGCGTGAATTGAAGCGACTGGGCCGGATGAGCCCCAGCTCCAGCGAGTTCACCGTGTCACGCACGTATCTGGACTGGCTCTGCAACATGCCCTGGGGGGCGTCGCAGAAGGAAAACACCGATCTCAAACGCGCCGCGCGCGTGCTGGACAGTGATCATTACGGTCTGGAGAAGGTGAAGGAGCGCATCCTCGAATTCCTGGCGGTGCGCAAGCTCACCGAGAGCAGCCACGGCCCGATTCTGTGTTTCGCGGGCCCTCCCGGAGTGGGCAAGACCAGCCTGGGCCAGTCGATCGCTCGCGCCCTTGGACGCAAGTTCATTCGCATCGCCCTGGGTGGAGTGCACGACGAGAGCGAGATTCGCGGACACCGGCGCACCTATGTGGGCTCGCTGCCGGGACGCATCGTGCAGAAACTGCGCGAAGTGGGCACGATGAATCCCGTGTTCATGCTGGACGAGATCGACAAGATGTCCTCGGACGTCAAGGGTGACCCGGCCTCGGCCATGCTGGAAGTGCTGGATCCCGCCCAGAATGACAAGTTCCAGGACCATTACCTGAACCTGACCATCGACCTGTCGCAGGTGATGTTCATTGCCACGGCCAACGAACTGGACCGTGTACCCGGGCCGCTGCGCGACCGCATGGAGGTGATCCATCTGCCCGGCTACCTGATGAATGAGAAGCTGGAGATCGCGCGCCAGTATCTGGTGCCCCGGCAGATCACGGGCTGCGGGATCAATCGCAAGCACGCCAACTTCCAGCTGGATGGCCTGCGCACGATCGTGGAAGAGTACACGCGCGAGGCCGGTGTGCGCAAGCTTGAACAGCGGATCGGATCGGTCTGCCGCAAGATCGCGCGCAAGGTGGCCGAAGGCGAGGACGTGAAAGCCCGGATCAATTCGGCCAAGGCCCGCGAAATCCTCGGGCCCGACCGGGTGATCCCCGAAGTGGCCAACCGGATCCCCGAAGTGGGTGTGTCCACAGGTCTGGCCTGGTCGCCGGTTGGCGGCGCGATTCTGTTCATCGAGAGCACGCTGATGCCCGGAAAGGGTGTGCTGAAACTGACCGGAAGCCTGGGTGAAGTGATGCGCGAGAGCGCCGAGCTGGCCCTGTCGTACATCCGTGCCAACGCGGCGGATCTTGGCATCGCCTCCAGTCTCTTCACCGAGAAGGATGTGCACATCCACTTCCCCGAGGGTGCCACGCCCAAGGATGGACCCAGCGCCGGGATCACGATCGTCACCAGCCTGGTTTCGCTGATGACCGGCTGCCCCGTCCGGCACGACCTTGCGATGACCGGCGAAGTCAGCCTGCGAGGGCGTGTGCTGGCCATCGGAGGCCTGCGCGAAAAGGTGATGGCCGCTCACCGTGCGGGAGTCAAGACCATTCTGGCCCCCCGCGACAATGGCAAGGATCTGGCCGAGATTCCCGCCGAAGTGCGCGAGAATCTGGACATCATTCTGGTGGATCACATCGACGAGGTTCTGGCAATGGCCCTGGCAGGCAACCCGGAACAGGTCCACGCGGCACTCGTGAACTGA